TTCAGTAACATATAAAGCACTTTTTTCATCAATATAACCGCTCATTGGTAAACTTAATACATCCTCTGAAAGAACGTCACAGATCTCCAAACTTTGTTGACCAGCAACTGGATATGTTTGATAAGCTTTTTGCAGATGTAATGGTTTTACATAATAAATCATTGAAGGAATTCCAAAAGCTTTTAAATCGGTCATAAGTTTTGAGCGATTACATTTTTTAGGCAATCTAATTGTGTATTGAGCCCAAACAGAACTCACATTTTCTAACACATGAGGGATTTGAACAATATTTTTTAATTCTTTATTGTATAAGTCAGCAATAAATTGTCTGTGTTCAATTTCTTTATTAAAAATCTTTAATTTTTCTATTAAAATAGCTGCTTGAATTGTATCTAATCTTCCATTCATACCAATTCGCACATTATCGTATTTATCTGTTCCTTGGCCATGCACGCGAAGTGACTTTATAATAGCAGCAATTTCATCATCATTTGTGAAAATAGCCCCCCCATCACCATAACAACCTAATGGTTTAGCTGGAAAAAAACTTGTAGTTGCAATTTCACCAATATTACCAACATATTTATCTTTATATTTTGCTCCAAAACTTTGCGCACCATCAGCTAATATCCATAAATGATATTCATTAGCAATTGCTTGAATGGCATCATAATCTGCAGGTTGCCCAAAAAGATCTACTGGTATAATTGCACTCGGTCTTAACCCCAACTTTTTTGCAGTATGAATTCCGATTTCTAGACTTCTTGGATCCATGTTGTATGTATCTGGATGTGAGTCAATAAATATTGGTGTTGCTCCCGTCCAAGCAACAACTTCCGCAGTTGCAGCAAATGTAAAACTTGGCACAAAAATAGCATCACCTGGCCCAACATTTTTTGCCATTAAAGCAATACCAAGCGCATCAGTGCCATTTGCACAGCTAATAACATGCTTAGCTCCACAAAATGAGCTAAGTTGTTTCTCTAGCTCATGGACTTCTGGTCCCATAATATACTGACCATGATCTAAAACTTTTTGAATTGCCAAATCAACATTTGAGCGAATAAGCTCTTGCTGAGTTTTTAAATCAATGAAAGGAATCGACGGTATTTGATTGAGTATCTGGTTTTGAGATTGATTCATTGTTTATGATCTCTTCTAAATAGCCTTTGTGATTAACACTATAGCGACGACCTTCTTTAGGACATATGAGATCATCACCAAGTTTTTCTCCTGCATGACTCATCCATCCAATTTGTTTCGCCGCGTTGCCAACAACTAAAGCATGTGGTTTAATATTTTTAGTAACAACAGCACCTGCGCCAACAAAACAGTAAGCGCCAAGTCGAACACCACATACGATTGTAGCATTCGCACCAATTGTAACGCCTCTTTCTACATATGTTAACCTAAACTCATCTTTTCTTTCTATTTCAGCTCTAGGATTATGAACATTTGTAAAGACACAAGAAGGTCCGCAAAATACTCCATCTTCTAGAATGACTCCTTTATATAGACTTACGTTATTTTGGATTTTGCATTTATTTCCAATAGTAACATCAGGACCTATCATTACATTCTGACCAATGACACAATGATTACCTAATTTAGAACCTTTTAAAATATGAGAAAAATGCCAAATTTTTGTATCATTTCCTATTTCACAACCGTCATCAATCAAAGCAGATTCATGCTTATAAAATGGCAAATCTTCATTTATTACATTAGTAGCTGATTGAGTTTTTAATGACTTTTGAGCTGCTTCTAATACCTGAAGGACTCGAATTCCTTCAGAAGAATCTGTTCTAGGTACTATTTTATTTTGAATACAATCTATAAAATGTTCACATTCAATCTTTAATGGCTCAGAACTTACTAAATTAATTTTTGTCGCCTCAGATTTTGATGGCTGAGGAAAACCGTCAACCCAATTTATTTGATTAGGATATATTGTTAATTTATCATTCCAAGATAAACTATCATCGAAAACAGCCATTCCACGCTCACCAATTACGACTAATTTTTGTTCCTTAAATGGATGAAGCCATGAAACAAATATATGAGCATGAATACCATTTTTAAAGGTCATATGAGTAGTTGTCACATCGTGAATATTTGGATTTAAATGACATGATCCTGTAGCGTATACTTTATCAGGTAAAGAGCCTGCGAGGCCTAAAATCATAGAAATATCATGAGGAGCAAAACTCCAAAGAATATTTTCTTCATTACGGAATTTTCCAAGATTTAATCTATTTGAACAAAGATACTGAAGTTTTCCAAGGCTACCTTCAGATATTAATTGCTTTAGCTTTAAGAAAGCAGGATGGTACTGAAGCAAATGACCTACCATCAAGATTTTTTTTGATTTTATAGCTAACTCATGAAGATTTTGAGCATCTTCTATTCTAAGTGATATTGGTTTTTCAACAAAAACATTTTTACCTGCAAGCAAAGCTTTTTTGACCAGAGCAAAATGCTGAGCCGCAGGAGCCGCTATAACAACTCCATCAACATCACTTTGCAACACTTGATCAAAAGAAAGTGAAGGGACATTATATTTTTTTTGCATTTCATCCGCTAATTCGGAATGAGAATCACATACAGAGTCTAAAACTCCAAGATCAAAAAAATTCCGAACAAGATTTTTTCCCCAGTACCCACATCCAACTACCGAAATTTTTATATTGCTCATATGTTTTAACTTTATCCTTAAAAGGTTTATCATATAATCAAAAGATTTTATATATCAACAATCAAATCTCTTTTCATCTAGAGGATATACTTAATATACCCAATTTGAAAAATAAAGAGACAAAGTGACTGAATCGAGGCAACTAGCTAAAATTTTAGATTTTATAAATATCATGATACAAATATTTATATTTTAATATTCTCATAAATTTAATTCAATAACTCCAATTTTAAAAAGTTCAAATTGGTATTAAAAAACATCTTGCTTCTTAATTATGAAAATAATGTGCAGATTATCAAATAACTTAATAATAAATTCATTCACCTTGATTTATTACAAAAATCGTTGCATATTGAAAATTTTATTTAATAAGCTAATCTATATTAGCCCCCCTTCCTTGTAAAAAGTAAGCCTTAGAAGTTGCTTATTATTATCATAATCTGATATTTTTATTTGACAGCGAAGTTTTATTTAATACAATATTTCTTCATTTTACAAATATTCGTTCATAGGTCAAAGCTAATGAAAATTGTTTTGGTAACATTGTTTTTTCCTCCCACTAACTCAATCGCTTCTTTAAGACTTTATTCATTTGCAAAACAATGGGAAAAAGAAGGACATGAAATAACAATTATAACTTTCCCTAAAAATGATAAAGATAATTATGATTTAAACTTAGATATTAAAAACTTTAAAATAATTGAAATGTATTCTATATTTAATTCAATACAAAATTTCTATAGAAAAAAAATTAAAAAAAACTTCACTTCAAACGTAACATCAGCTTCTACAAATAAAAATAATTATATAAGCACCCTCAAAAATAGATTTTTGAACTTTATTAAAAATAAATTTATCCAAATATCTCATAAAAAGGGGATCCTAGGAATATATCGAATGCCAGATCCTAAGGATTTTTGGATTCGTAAAGCAAGCAAATTCATAACAAATGAAATAAAACCTGATTTAATTGTAAGCTCATGCGGACCATATTCAACTCATTTAGTAGCTTATTTCGCAAAAAGAAAAAATAAAAATATAAAATGGATTGCTGATTACCGTGATTTATGGACCTCAAATCCCTTCTATTCTGGTATTTTTCCATTCAATAGAGTAGAAAAAATTATTGAAAAATATATTTTAAAAAAGGCAAATTTAATTACAACAGTTAGCCATGGCTTAAAGAATGAACTTGAAATCATGCTTGATCAAAACGTTTATGTTGTTGAGAACGGGTTTGATGAAGATGATTCAAAAAATATTTCTAATACACCTTTTTACCCTAATGATGACATAATTAGATTAATTTACACAGGAACTATTTATGAAAAATATTATCAATCTATTGAATTATTATTCAACTTAATCGCAGAATCTGTTAAAATAAAACCCTTGTTAAAAATAAATTTAATATTTTACTCAAAATATTCACCTACATTAGAAAGTCTTATTAAAAAACATAATTTAAGCAATTATGTTTTTCAATCAGGTTATTTATCAAGAGAAGAATGTCTTATGGCACAAAGAGATTCTACTATTAATATTTTATTAGGCTTGAATGATTATAAATTTAATGGAGTTTTATCTGGAAAAATATTTGAGTATATATATTCAAAAACACCAATTTTATGTATTAATTATAATACAAATTCAGAAATTTTTAAGATTTTTAAAGACACAAATGCAATATACACAAATATTAATAGCATTAATGAATTTAGCTTATTTAATAAAAAATTACTAGAATATAAAAGCATAAATAAAAAAGAATTTAGCGAAAATGAATTTCCCTATTCAAGAGCAACTTTAGCTTCAAATTTATTAAAAAAAGCTTTAACAACATAAAGTTATCGAGAGTCACAAAATGAATTTAAATGATTTAGTAAGTATTTGTATTGTCAATTGGAACTCTGGAGATTTATTAAACAACTGTTTAAAATCAATTTCAAATCAAACCCCAAATATTGAGGTAATTATATTCGATAATGCATCCAGTGACAAATCAATTATTAATATAGAAAATAAATTTCCAACATTAGACTTAAAAATAATAAAAAGTGATTTAAACTTAGGTTTTGGAAAAGCTTGTAACATATTATCTAAAAACAGTTCAAAACCATATATATTATTTTTAAATCCCGATACTGAAATCAATAAAAATGCGTTAACTAAACCAATTCAGTTTTTATTAAATAATCAGAATGTTGCCGTTTGTGGTATTATGTTATTAAATAATGCAAATGAAGTTTCTCGTTCCTGTGCTAGATTTCCTAAATTTCTTAATCTTATTTTTACATCTTTAGGATTGAATAAATTATCTGGAAAACTATTTAAATCTTTTCATATGCATGAATGGGATCATAAAACAAGTTCGTATGTCGACCATGTAATTGGAGCTTTTTATTTAATTAAAAAAGATATATTTGAAAAATTGCAAGGATTTGATGAAGATTATTTTCTTTATTTTGAAGATCTAGATCTTTCAAAAAGAGTTCAAAAAAGTGGTTATAAAATATTTTATATGACTGATGCATGCGCATTTCATATAGGAGGAGGAACGACTGATAAAATAAGAGATAAAAGACTCTATTTATCGATTAAAAGTAAATTGTTATACTCAAAAAAGCATTTATTTAAAATTGAATATTTTACAGTCCTCTTTTTCACTTTAACAGTTGAGTTTTTAGTACGAATATTAATCCTAGCACTTACTCTTAAGTATAAAGAAGTAATTCATACTATTAGAGGTTACAAAATGCTATATCGTGACTTCATAAAAGCATTTTATTTTAGGTTTATCAAAAATGAAAAATAGATATAATATTTTATTACTAAGTAAATACGATAATTTAGGACCAAGCTCTAGAGTTAGATTTTTTCAATATATTAAATATTTAGAAGAGAATGGCCTCAAAATTACAATACAGCCATTGATGCCTAATTCATATATTGAAAGTATTATGTCCGGAAAAAAATTTAATAAATTTAAAGTTTTTTACTACTATTTTAGAAGGTTTATATTCTTATTATTTTATCAAAAAAAATATGACTTAATATGGCTTGAGAAAGAATTATTTCCCTATAGCCCTTATGTTATAGAAAAATTTTTATTAAAAAAAGATTATATTTTAGATTATGACGATGCCGTTTTTCATTTATATGATAAAAATAAATCTTCTCTAATTAGATTTTTTTTATCCAAAAAAATCTCAAAAATCATGTATTCTTCAAAACTAGTTATTTGCGGTAATCAATACTTAAGAGAATACGCAGAACAAGCAAAAGCTAAAAATATTATTACTATACCTACTGTCGTTTCAAAGAAAAAATATGATATTCAAGAATTAAAAGAGAATGACAATGATAATATAATTATTGGTTGGATTGGTTCTTCTACAACAGAAATATATTTGAAAGACATTGAATCCGTTTTTTCTAAACTATCAAAGGATTTTAAAATTGAACTTCATTGTATAGGTGCAAAAAATTTAAAAATAAATAATGTCAATTTAAAAATTATTCCCTGGTCCGATAGCACAGAGGTAGAATTACTGAGGAAAATTGATATAGGAATAATGCCTTTACATTTTGGACACTTTGAACAAGGCAAATGCGGTTATAAGCTTATTCAATATATGGCTTTATCAAAACCTGTTATTGCATCTCCTGTTGGAGTTAATAAAATGTTAGTTCAAAATAATATCAATGGATTTTTAGCCAATAATTTAGATGAATGGTATAATTTTTTAACTATACTTCTAAAAGATAAAGAAAAAAGATTAGCCATGGGAGCTGAAGGAAAATCATTGTTTTTAAGTAGTTTTACAAAAGAAATTTATGAAGATAAATTATTAAATTTATTTTTTAATATTTTAAATACTAATAATTAAATATTTTTGTAATATTGAGGAGCAAAATGAATTTAATAAATGATAAAAAAAAATATATAAGTTTTAATTTTGAAAATATACCGTTTGTATGTTTTTTAACCTTAATTTTTTTAATGATGTTTGCTCCAACTATTTATACTGAACAAAAAACAATTTTGCTTTTAATCATATTTCTATTTGAATTTTTCAAAATTCTAAACAATAAATTCTCAATTAGTATAAGAACTGCAATTTTAGCATGTATTCTTTCTATATT
The genomic region above belongs to Silvanigrella paludirubra and contains:
- a CDS encoding DegT/DnrJ/EryC1/StrS family aminotransferase, whose protein sequence is MNQSQNQILNQIPSIPFIDLKTQQELIRSNVDLAIQKVLDHGQYIMGPEVHELEKQLSSFCGAKHVISCANGTDALGIALMAKNVGPGDAIFVPSFTFAATAEVVAWTGATPIFIDSHPDTYNMDPRSLEIGIHTAKKLGLRPSAIIPVDLFGQPADYDAIQAIANEYHLWILADGAQSFGAKYKDKYVGNIGEIATTSFFPAKPLGCYGDGGAIFTNDDEIAAIIKSLRVHGQGTDKYDNVRIGMNGRLDTIQAAILIEKLKIFNKEIEHRQFIADLYNKELKNIVQIPHVLENVSSVWAQYTIRLPKKCNRSKLMTDLKAFGIPSMIYYVKPLHLQKAYQTYPVAGQQSLEICDVLSEDVLSLPMSGYIDEKSALYVTEYLKMLLNSN
- a CDS encoding glycosyltransferase, with amino-acid sequence MKIVLVTLFFPPTNSIASLRLYSFAKQWEKEGHEITIITFPKNDKDNYDLNLDIKNFKIIEMYSIFNSIQNFYRKKIKKNFTSNVTSASTNKNNYISTLKNRFLNFIKNKFIQISHKKGILGIYRMPDPKDFWIRKASKFITNEIKPDLIVSSCGPYSTHLVAYFAKRKNKNIKWIADYRDLWTSNPFYSGIFPFNRVEKIIEKYILKKANLITTVSHGLKNELEIMLDQNVYVVENGFDEDDSKNISNTPFYPNDDIIRLIYTGTIYEKYYQSIELLFNLIAESVKIKPLLKINLIFYSKYSPTLESLIKKHNLSNYVFQSGYLSREECLMAQRDSTINILLGLNDYKFNGVLSGKIFEYIYSKTPILCINYNTNSEIFKIFKDTNAIYTNINSINEFSLFNKKLLEYKSINKKEFSENEFPYSRATLASNLLKKALTT
- a CDS encoding glycosyltransferase, whose protein sequence is MKNRYNILLLSKYDNLGPSSRVRFFQYIKYLEENGLKITIQPLMPNSYIESIMSGKKFNKFKVFYYYFRRFIFLLFYQKKYDLIWLEKELFPYSPYVIEKFLLKKDYILDYDDAVFHLYDKNKSSLIRFFLSKKISKIMYSSKLVICGNQYLREYAEQAKAKNIITIPTVVSKKKYDIQELKENDNDNIIIGWIGSSTTEIYLKDIESVFSKLSKDFKIELHCIGAKNLKINNVNLKIIPWSDSTEVELLRKIDIGIMPLHFGHFEQGKCGYKLIQYMALSKPVIASPVGVNKMLVQNNINGFLANNLDEWYNFLTILLKDKEKRLAMGAEGKSLFLSSFTKEIYEDKLLNLFFNILNTNN
- a CDS encoding Gfo/Idh/MocA family oxidoreductase gives rise to the protein MSNIKISVVGCGYWGKNLVRNFFDLGVLDSVCDSHSELADEMQKKYNVPSLSFDQVLQSDVDGVVIAAPAAQHFALVKKALLAGKNVFVEKPISLRIEDAQNLHELAIKSKKILMVGHLLQYHPAFLKLKQLISEGSLGKLQYLCSNRLNLGKFRNEENILWSFAPHDISMILGLAGSLPDKVYATGSCHLNPNIHDVTTTHMTFKNGIHAHIFVSWLHPFKEQKLVVIGERGMAVFDDSLSWNDKLTIYPNQINWVDGFPQPSKSEATKINLVSSEPLKIECEHFIDCIQNKIVPRTDSSEGIRVLQVLEAAQKSLKTQSATNVINEDLPFYKHESALIDDGCEIGNDTKIWHFSHILKGSKLGNHCVIGQNVMIGPDVTIGNKCKIQNNVSLYKGVILEDGVFCGPSCVFTNVHNPRAEIERKDEFRLTYVERGVTIGANATIVCGVRLGAYCFVGAGAVVTKNIKPHALVVGNAAKQIGWMSHAGEKLGDDLICPKEGRRYSVNHKGYLEEIINNESISKPDTQSNTVDSFH
- a CDS encoding glycosyltransferase family 2 protein — protein: MNLNDLVSICIVNWNSGDLLNNCLKSISNQTPNIEVIIFDNASSDKSIINIENKFPTLDLKIIKSDLNLGFGKACNILSKNSSKPYILFLNPDTEINKNALTKPIQFLLNNQNVAVCGIMLLNNANEVSRSCARFPKFLNLIFTSLGLNKLSGKLFKSFHMHEWDHKTSSYVDHVIGAFYLIKKDIFEKLQGFDEDYFLYFEDLDLSKRVQKSGYKIFYMTDACAFHIGGGTTDKIRDKRLYLSIKSKLLYSKKHLFKIEYFTVLFFTLTVEFLVRILILALTLKYKEVIHTIRGYKMLYRDFIKAFYFRFIKNEK